One window of Pseudomonas urmiensis genomic DNA carries:
- a CDS encoding NEL domain-containing protein, with translation MDSLTGAERARRSAQWERLVAEEGAGDLFRFLADLSRSSDALNQPEELRRRVWQIIEACVHNTQVREAVFQQAAGPRSCADQVLLILSTLEVRALVVQRTAGLLDATAQAPLLQLGSELFRRDQVDRIATEHISRLRLNPEAVVDEVEVHLAYRVGLARLLDLPGQPSHMHYEHFSDVSSTQLIAARAAIVRAETITALSESLAAREFWQEYLRAVHSGAFETLNAPFHERLEALLEQAWTLGERVYLERVAALSTERAAAERALLLRLTREAYERDSRWHTRGRPERP, from the coding sequence TTGGACAGTCTTACTGGCGCCGAGCGTGCGCGGCGCAGTGCGCAATGGGAGCGTCTGGTCGCGGAGGAAGGAGCAGGGGATTTATTTCGGTTTCTGGCTGACCTATCTCGTTCCAGTGACGCGCTTAATCAGCCGGAGGAATTGCGCCGCAGGGTTTGGCAAATCATCGAAGCTTGCGTGCACAACACTCAAGTGCGCGAGGCGGTGTTCCAGCAAGCGGCGGGGCCGCGCAGTTGCGCCGATCAGGTGCTGCTGATCCTGAGTACCCTGGAGGTACGGGCGTTGGTGGTTCAGCGTACGGCGGGGCTGCTCGATGCAACGGCCCAGGCCCCGTTGCTGCAACTGGGCAGTGAGCTGTTTCGCCGTGATCAGGTCGACCGGATTGCCACTGAGCACATCAGCCGGTTACGCCTGAACCCCGAGGCCGTGGTCGACGAGGTCGAGGTTCACCTGGCGTATCGAGTCGGCTTGGCCAGGCTGTTGGATCTACCAGGCCAGCCCAGTCACATGCACTATGAGCATTTCAGCGACGTCAGCTCCACCCAGTTGATAGCCGCCAGGGCCGCCATCGTGCGGGCCGAGACCATTACTGCGTTGAGCGAGTCACTGGCGGCGCGCGAGTTTTGGCAGGAGTACCTGCGGGCAGTCCACAGCGGGGCCTTCGAGACGCTCAATGCGCCGTTTCATGAGCGCCTCGAAGCACTGCTGGAGCAGGCATGGACACTCGGCGAGCGAGTCTATCTGGAGCGAGTCGCAGCGTTGTCGACCGAGCGCGCAGCGGCCGAGCGGGCCTTGCTCCTGCGATTGACCCGCGAGGCCTATGAACGTGACTCACGTTGGCACACAAGGGGAAGGCCCGAGCGGCCCTGA
- a CDS encoding leucine-rich repeat domain-containing protein — translation MTAALFRQDSVDALIASRLPAWLTDSSAEHIGRLRSSLNQQQRSQHQLAALFAKITPLDTFAERALANGLQAQFQLSIDVRQAKLRRTSSAIIASVAPGGLGRTVQETREISLLAAALHNFAASETAPSGGLETAVLVDADDEALPLSVQSFMALCGSLDIGAQYQQHLRSVLPATGAAGKKIEALLEEGARASLDAAVRLAALRGDIDQRSYFQFLPVMAKAPVVAADASRLLPFDLRVLGKRVRGAVAFEVRRGGLATAPLEGVVAWIPDDPQGALSRYRTWDELFSDLGRRLQSPGYRAFFQRFISERDRVAFSSALAPLLSANTAAAIELDGRYFSIGTPLFAHLRKVRIDTLLDDAQVLATPSAEVDSAQRDRRLSDYASAGLDVLGLASLFIPALGLPLLGITALQIAEHVYEGYADWRLGDRQGALNHVLGVAENLALGTAVAAVGVAAGRLIERSAYVDGLIPIQTATGALKLISADLPGYALGDLGLQVGERSAVAGQLRLRTPSATYQVLERAPGAELRIQHPTNPHAYMPLLEDNGEGGWRHELETPQEWQGAALLLRRLGSRWAELDEQSAERIMHITGFDEDRLRRLHLDHAPAPARLHDALQAYQLREQQPGLIGVAFAQQFSALQVPSTPAQQLLRQHFSSLSARAAQQIVSQASAEMVEQMLASQRVPLALASEARWLIRDYRLDRACAGFYQASAINADGQRLALGLIADWAPWSSAVRIELRDLTSTGALLAEAGPAMAAQVRLIVKTAEGYQALAATGALLTTAAPSDSLFTALWLHLDEAQKQLMGGAGRSAQQLAEALAVRASTRREQVAQLLGMAPIEGNVRAPVRLGDGRLGYPLSGGQPDRRLTGSVLTTEDQTARRSIHAGLRQLFPHWHAADVTWMAHQLAQRPARTVWTAFSELSSQVRGLRSSLWRWYVQATGATYTSRQRVGRLLAQAWQPHDFGPGGISSLRIEGERVGTLPTLPANVHFAHIRNLSLSNIGLSTLEQAFLARFSNLTSLLLGGNSLTTVPDLASFTRLTRLDLQRNQLSQVRGLGQLTQLTQLRLNDNQLSELPGLENLRRLSRLDLQDNRLTGVPGLENLGLLIQLDLSGNRLTALSGQLERLTGVQFLNLGRNQLTAVPQGIERMVGLNQLNLASNQLTELPDSLGQLAGLLHLHLGGNRLSVVPVALGNLTQLRILNLASNQLTEIPLGLERLRQMTELYLGNNQIVIDLAGGQRLEAFSRLQMLSLNRNPIGMIAPLRNLDHLRHLALRETGLTEFPLAFLQAHPQLHVDIAGNLIVELSEQALQWVHQHPHRVNLANNPLDEEAMARWRAAQMRIDTLRRQGRSVSWEQERL, via the coding sequence ATGACAGCTGCATTGTTTCGTCAGGATAGCGTTGATGCGCTGATTGCCAGCCGGCTACCCGCCTGGCTGACCGACTCATCGGCAGAACACATCGGCCGGCTGCGCAGCAGCCTGAACCAGCAACAGCGCAGTCAGCACCAGCTGGCGGCGCTGTTTGCCAAGATCACCCCGCTCGATACATTCGCTGAGCGCGCGCTCGCCAATGGTCTGCAAGCGCAATTTCAGCTCAGCATCGATGTGCGTCAGGCCAAGCTGCGTCGCACCAGCAGCGCCATCATTGCCTCAGTTGCGCCCGGTGGGCTGGGCAGGACCGTGCAGGAAACCCGCGAAATCAGCCTGCTGGCAGCTGCGCTGCATAACTTCGCCGCGTCGGAAACGGCGCCGTCGGGTGGGCTTGAAACCGCCGTGCTGGTGGACGCCGATGACGAGGCGCTGCCGCTGTCGGTGCAGTCGTTCATGGCGTTGTGCGGTAGCCTGGACATTGGTGCGCAGTACCAGCAGCACTTGCGCTCAGTCCTGCCGGCGACCGGCGCTGCCGGAAAAAAAATCGAAGCGTTGCTGGAGGAGGGCGCTCGGGCAAGCCTTGATGCGGCTGTACGCCTTGCGGCGCTGCGCGGCGATATTGATCAGCGCAGCTATTTTCAGTTTCTTCCGGTCATGGCCAAGGCGCCGGTGGTGGCCGCCGATGCTTCGCGGCTGCTGCCTTTTGATCTGCGGGTGCTGGGTAAGCGAGTACGTGGGGCGGTGGCGTTCGAAGTGCGTCGCGGTGGTTTGGCCACTGCGCCATTGGAAGGAGTAGTTGCGTGGATTCCAGATGATCCGCAAGGCGCGCTGAGCCGCTACCGCACTTGGGATGAGTTGTTTTCAGACCTGGGCCGGCGCTTGCAAAGCCCAGGTTACAGAGCGTTTTTCCAGCGCTTTATCAGTGAACGTGATCGTGTCGCGTTCAGCAGTGCCCTGGCGCCTCTGTTGAGCGCTAACACAGCGGCTGCGATCGAACTTGACGGGCGCTACTTCAGCATCGGCACACCACTGTTCGCGCATCTACGTAAAGTGCGCATCGACACTTTGCTCGACGATGCGCAAGTGTTGGCCACGCCTAGCGCCGAGGTCGACAGCGCGCAGCGCGACAGGCGCCTGAGCGACTACGCCAGCGCCGGCCTGGATGTGCTTGGCTTGGCCAGTTTATTCATCCCTGCGCTCGGCTTGCCGTTGTTGGGTATCACAGCCCTGCAAATCGCCGAGCACGTGTATGAGGGGTATGCCGATTGGCGCTTGGGCGATCGTCAGGGTGCGTTGAATCACGTGTTGGGGGTGGCAGAGAATCTGGCTCTTGGTACGGCGGTTGCGGCAGTAGGGGTTGCTGCAGGCAGGCTGATCGAGCGCTCTGCTTACGTTGATGGGCTGATACCGATCCAGACCGCAACAGGTGCGCTGAAATTGATCAGCGCCGATCTACCCGGCTATGCCCTGGGCGATCTTGGTCTGCAAGTGGGCGAGCGTAGCGCTGTGGCCGGTCAGTTGCGGCTGCGCACCCCATCGGCGACGTATCAAGTGCTCGAACGTGCGCCAGGGGCAGAACTGCGCATCCAGCATCCGACCAATCCCCACGCCTATATGCCGTTGCTGGAGGACAATGGCGAAGGTGGTTGGCGCCATGAGCTGGAAACTCCTCAGGAGTGGCAAGGTGCCGCGCTGTTGTTGCGCCGCCTGGGCAGTCGTTGGGCCGAGCTGGACGAGCAGAGCGCAGAGCGAATCATGCACATTACCGGCTTCGATGAAGATCGCCTGCGCCGCTTGCATTTGGATCATGCGCCAGCCCCGGCGCGTTTGCACGATGCGTTACAGGCGTATCAACTGCGCGAACAACAGCCCGGCTTGATTGGCGTGGCATTCGCCCAGCAGTTCAGTGCCCTGCAGGTGCCATCAACACCAGCTCAGCAGTTGTTACGCCAGCACTTCTCCAGCCTGAGCGCACGCGCAGCGCAACAGATCGTTAGCCAGGCAAGTGCCGAGATGGTCGAGCAGATGCTCGCCTCCCAGCGCGTGCCGCTGGCCCTGGCGAGCGAGGCGCGTTGGTTGATCCGCGATTATCGGCTGGACCGCGCCTGTGCCGGTTTCTATCAGGCCTCGGCGATCAACGCAGATGGACAACGTTTGGCACTGGGCCTGATCGCCGACTGGGCGCCATGGTCGTCGGCAGTGCGTATCGAGTTGCGCGACCTGACTTCGACCGGCGCGCTGCTGGCTGAGGCCGGCCCGGCAATGGCCGCGCAAGTGCGGCTAATCGTCAAGACTGCGGAAGGTTATCAAGCCCTGGCAGCCACTGGCGCATTGCTGACGACTGCTGCACCGAGCGACAGCCTGTTCACCGCGCTGTGGCTGCATCTGGATGAGGCCCAGAAGCAGCTCATGGGGGGCGCTGGGCGCTCAGCACAACAGTTGGCAGAGGCCCTGGCAGTTCGTGCGTCGACTCGACGCGAGCAAGTCGCTCAGTTGCTGGGTATGGCGCCGATCGAAGGCAATGTGCGCGCGCCGGTGCGCCTGGGTGATGGCCGTCTGGGTTACCCGTTGAGCGGTGGGCAGCCCGACAGGAGACTGACCGGATCGGTACTCACTACCGAAGATCAAACCGCTCGACGCTCGATCCACGCCGGCTTGCGTCAGCTGTTCCCGCATTGGCACGCGGCGGATGTGACCTGGATGGCCCATCAGCTTGCCCAACGCCCCGCAAGGACGGTGTGGACGGCCTTCAGCGAGCTGAGCAGCCAGGTACGTGGTTTGCGATCGAGTCTGTGGCGCTGGTACGTTCAGGCGACAGGTGCAACGTATACCAGTCGCCAGCGGGTCGGGCGTTTGCTCGCCCAGGCCTGGCAGCCCCACGACTTTGGCCCTGGCGGCATCAGTAGCTTGAGAATCGAGGGCGAGCGTGTCGGTACGCTGCCCACGTTGCCGGCCAACGTGCACTTCGCTCATATCCGTAACCTCAGCTTGAGCAACATCGGTTTGTCGACGCTCGAGCAGGCGTTCTTGGCGCGCTTTTCCAATCTAACCAGCTTGCTCCTCGGCGGTAATTCCTTGACCACGGTCCCGGACCTGGCATCGTTCACGCGCCTGACGCGATTGGACCTGCAGCGCAATCAGCTGAGCCAAGTTCGCGGGCTTGGCCAGCTTACCCAGTTGACTCAGTTGAGACTCAATGACAATCAGCTGAGCGAGCTGCCAGGGCTGGAAAACCTAAGGCGGTTGTCGCGCCTGGATTTGCAGGACAATCGACTGACTGGCGTGCCTGGTCTTGAAAACCTCGGTTTGCTAATCCAGCTGGATCTCAGCGGTAATCGCCTGACGGCGTTATCAGGGCAGCTCGAACGGCTGACTGGGGTGCAGTTTCTGAACTTGGGCAGGAATCAACTCACGGCTGTACCGCAGGGGATCGAGCGGATGGTCGGGTTGAATCAGTTGAACCTGGCCAGCAATCAGTTGACTGAACTGCCAGACTCGCTGGGCCAGCTAGCAGGGTTGCTGCATCTGCATCTGGGAGGTAACAGGTTGTCTGTCGTGCCAGTTGCGCTTGGCAATCTGACGCAATTGAGGATTCTCAACTTGGCCTCCAACCAGCTCACTGAAATTCCGCTCGGTTTGGAACGGTTACGGCAAATGACCGAGTTGTATCTGGGTAATAACCAGATCGTCATCGATCTCGCAGGCGGGCAGCGGCTTGAGGCATTTAGCCGTCTGCAGATGTTGAGCCTGAACCGTAACCCGATAGGTATGATCGCGCCACTGCGCAACTTGGACCACCTGCGTCACTTGGCGCTACGCGAGACCGGCTTGACTGAGTTTCCGCTGGCGTTCCTTCAGGCCCATCCGCAGCTGCATGTAGATATTGCCGGCAACTTGATCGTGGAGTTGAGCGAACAGGCGCTGCAGTGGGTTCACCAACATCCGCATCGGGTCAATCTAGCCAATAACCCGTTGGATGAGGAGGCTATGGCGCGCTGGCGGGCTGCGCAGATGCGTATCGATACCTTGAGACGTCAGGGGCGCAGTGTTTCCTGGGAGCAAGAGAGGCTTTGA
- a CDS encoding DUF934 domain-containing protein: protein MQRIIKNNQLVDETWHLLPKETSFDELTNCDDYIVPLQLWRDHAHALKARDGGLGIWLDSDEEAEEIGDDVEHFQVIALNFPAFTDGRNYSNARLLRDRYQFKGELRAIGDVLRDQLFFLARCGFDAFAIRADKDPVDALEGLKDFSVTYQAATDEPLPLFRRR from the coding sequence ATGCAGCGAATCATTAAGAACAACCAGCTGGTCGACGAAACCTGGCACCTGCTGCCCAAGGAAACCTCGTTCGACGAGCTGACCAACTGCGACGACTACATCGTGCCGCTGCAGTTGTGGCGCGACCACGCGCATGCCCTCAAGGCGCGCGATGGTGGCCTGGGTATTTGGCTGGACAGCGACGAAGAAGCCGAAGAGATCGGTGACGACGTCGAACACTTCCAGGTCATCGCCCTGAACTTCCCGGCGTTCACCGACGGGCGCAACTACTCCAATGCGCGCCTGCTGCGTGACCGCTACCAGTTCAAAGGCGAGCTGCGTGCCATCGGTGACGTCCTGCGCGACCAGCTGTTCTTCCTGGCTCGCTGCGGTTTCGATGCATTTGCCATTCGCGCCGACAAGGATCCAGTGGATGCCCTTGAAGGCCTGAAGGACTTCTCGGTGACCTACCAGGCCGCCACTGACGAACCGCTGCCGCTGTTCCGTCGACGCTGA
- a CDS encoding nitrite/sulfite reductase has product MYVYDEYDQRIIEDRVKQFRDQTRRYLAGELSEEEFRPLRLQNGLYIQRFAPMLRVAVPYGQLNSTQVRLLAKIARDYDKGYAHISTRQNVQYNWPALEDIPEILAELATVQMHAIQTSGNCLRNTTTDQFAGVAADEIVDPRPWCEIVRQWTTFHPEFAYLPRKFKIAVNGSKEDRAAIEVHDIGLEPVRNEAGELGFRVLVGGGLGRTPVVGSFINEFLPWQDLISYLDAILRVYNRYGRRDNKYKARIKILVKALTPEVFAEKVEAEMVHLRGGNTTLTEAEVERVSRHFVDPAYQALDNVDYAELDQQFPGFARWRSRNTRAHKRPGYVAVTLSLKPTGVAPGDLTDKQLDAVADLAERYSFGFLRTSHEQNIILADVEQRQLHALWQELRESGFATPNIGLLTDIICCPGGDYCSLANAKSIPIAESIQRRFDDLDYLFDIGEIDLNISGCMNACGHHHVGHIGILGVDKKGEEFYQVSLGGNAARDASLGKILGPSFAQDQMADVIEKLIDVYVERRTEEERFIDTYQRIGIDPFKERVYAANH; this is encoded by the coding sequence ATGTACGTATACGACGAGTACGATCAGCGGATCATCGAGGACCGCGTCAAGCAGTTCCGTGATCAGACCCGCCGCTACCTGGCCGGTGAGCTGAGCGAAGAAGAATTCCGCCCTCTGCGCCTGCAGAACGGCCTCTATATCCAACGTTTCGCGCCCATGCTGCGTGTCGCGGTGCCCTACGGTCAGCTGAACTCGACTCAGGTGCGCCTGCTGGCGAAGATCGCTCGCGACTACGACAAGGGTTACGCGCACATCAGTACCCGCCAGAACGTGCAGTACAACTGGCCGGCGCTGGAAGACATCCCCGAGATTCTGGCAGAGCTGGCCACCGTGCAGATGCACGCGATCCAGACCAGCGGCAACTGCTTGCGCAATACCACCACTGACCAGTTCGCAGGCGTCGCCGCCGACGAAATCGTCGACCCGCGCCCATGGTGCGAGATCGTCCGCCAGTGGACCACCTTCCACCCCGAGTTCGCCTACCTGCCGCGCAAGTTCAAGATTGCCGTCAACGGCTCGAAGGAAGACCGCGCCGCCATCGAAGTGCACGACATTGGCCTGGAGCCGGTGCGCAACGAGGCCGGCGAGCTGGGCTTCCGGGTCCTGGTCGGTGGTGGCCTGGGGCGTACCCCGGTGGTCGGTTCGTTCATCAATGAGTTCCTGCCGTGGCAGGACCTGATCAGCTACCTCGATGCCATCCTGCGCGTGTACAACCGTTACGGTCGCCGTGACAACAAGTACAAGGCGCGGATCAAGATCCTGGTCAAGGCGCTGACCCCAGAAGTGTTCGCCGAGAAGGTCGAGGCCGAAATGGTCCACCTGCGTGGCGGCAACACCACCCTGACCGAGGCCGAAGTCGAGCGCGTTTCGCGCCACTTCGTCGACCCGGCCTACCAGGCCCTGGACAACGTCGACTACGCCGAGCTCGATCAACAATTCCCAGGCTTTGCCCGCTGGCGTTCGCGCAACACCCGCGCGCACAAGCGCCCTGGCTATGTGGCCGTGACCCTGTCGCTCAAGCCGACCGGCGTTGCCCCAGGCGACTTGACCGACAAGCAGCTCGACGCCGTTGCCGACCTGGCCGAGCGCTACAGCTTCGGCTTCCTGCGCACCTCGCACGAGCAGAACATCATCCTGGCCGACGTCGAGCAGCGCCAGTTGCATGCGCTTTGGCAGGAACTGCGCGAAAGCGGCTTTGCCACGCCGAACATTGGCTTGCTGACCGACATCATCTGCTGCCCGGGCGGCGATTACTGCTCGCTGGCCAACGCCAAGTCGATACCGATCGCCGAATCGATCCAGCGCCGTTTCGATGACCTCGACTACCTGTTCGACATCGGCGAGATCGACCTGAACATCTCCGGCTGTATGAACGCCTGCGGCCACCACCACGTTGGCCACATCGGTATTCTCGGCGTGGACAAGAAAGGTGAAGAGTTCTACCAGGTCTCGCTGGGTGGCAACGCTGCGCGTGACGCAAGCCTGGGCAAGATCCTCGGCCCGTCTTTCGCTCAAGACCAAATGGCTGATGTGATCGAGAAGCTGATCGACGTGTACGTTGAGCGACGTACCGAAGAAGAGCGCTTCATCGACACCTACCAACGTATTGGCATCGACCCCTTCAAGGAGCGCGTCTATGCAGCGAATCATTAA
- a CDS encoding ABC transporter substrate-binding protein: MFKALLRTVGQGLCLSLPLAAGAQAASVVFLNPGHSNENFWVSYSRFMQAAAQDLGMELRVQYSERRADLALSQARAILKGPQRPDYLVLVNEQYVAPEIIRLSRGSGVKLFLVNNGLTATQASSIQAQPERYAPVLGTLTGNDEQAGYQMLREMVALLPRSSGPVDLLAFAGIKTTPASQLREQGMRRALADFPQVRLRQVVYGGWSRQRAYEQAQLLLERYPQVQLVWSANDEMAFGAMQAFEAAGRKPGVDTVFSAVNSSPEALRARIDGRLGVLMGGHFSVGGWAMVMLHDDAQGLAINRDGLREHSLPVLQSIDQAKARRWLKLLEEDDHGVDFQRYSAEGRPADYQYPFLKSPVDY; this comes from the coding sequence ATGTTCAAGGCGCTGCTTCGCACCGTCGGTCAGGGCCTGTGCTTGAGCCTGCCCCTGGCAGCGGGCGCGCAGGCCGCTTCGGTGGTGTTTCTCAACCCGGGTCACTCCAATGAAAACTTCTGGGTCAGTTACTCGCGCTTCATGCAGGCGGCAGCACAGGACTTGGGGATGGAGTTGCGCGTGCAATACAGCGAGCGGCGTGCGGACCTTGCCCTGAGCCAGGCGCGGGCGATTCTCAAGGGGCCGCAGCGGCCCGATTACCTGGTGCTGGTCAACGAGCAATATGTGGCGCCGGAGATCATCCGCTTGTCACGTGGCAGCGGGGTCAAGCTGTTTCTGGTCAACAACGGCCTGACCGCGACCCAGGCCAGCAGTATCCAGGCCCAGCCTGAGCGCTATGCCCCGGTATTGGGCACCCTCACCGGGAACGACGAGCAGGCTGGCTACCAGATGTTGCGCGAGATGGTCGCGTTGCTGCCGCGCTCCAGTGGGCCGGTGGATCTGCTGGCGTTCGCCGGGATCAAGACCACCCCCGCCTCGCAACTGCGTGAGCAAGGTATGCGCCGCGCTTTGGCCGATTTCCCCCAGGTACGCTTGCGTCAGGTGGTGTATGGCGGCTGGAGCCGCCAGCGCGCATACGAACAGGCCCAGTTACTGCTCGAGCGCTATCCGCAGGTCCAGCTGGTCTGGTCGGCCAATGACGAAATGGCATTCGGCGCCATGCAGGCGTTCGAGGCGGCTGGGCGCAAGCCAGGCGTCGATACCGTCTTCAGCGCCGTCAACAGCTCGCCAGAAGCCCTGCGGGCGCGGATCGATGGGCGCCTGGGGGTGTTGATGGGCGGACACTTCAGTGTGGGTGGTTGGGCCATGGTGATGCTGCACGATGATGCCCAGGGGCTGGCGATCAACCGTGACGGCCTGCGCGAGCACAGCCTGCCCGTGCTGCAATCGATCGATCAGGCCAAGGCCAGGCGTTGGCTCAAGCTGCTGGAGGAGGACGATCATGGCGTTGATTTCCAGCGCTACAGCGCCGAGGGGCGCCCGGCCGATTATCAGTATCCTTTTCTTAAGTCACCCGTCGACTATTGA
- a CDS encoding DUF2970 domain-containing protein — MDDSSQGKPPTFWQMLHSILAAAFGVQSGKNRARDFTHGKASHFIALGTLFTLIFILVLIGLVQLALHLTAR, encoded by the coding sequence ATGGACGACTCAAGCCAGGGCAAACCGCCCACCTTCTGGCAAATGCTGCACAGCATTCTCGCCGCCGCCTTTGGCGTGCAAAGCGGCAAGAACCGCGCCCGTGACTTCACCCACGGCAAGGCCAGCCACTTCATCGCCCTCGGCACGCTGTTCACCCTGATTTTCATCCTGGTGCTGATCGGCCTGGTGCAACTGGCGCTGCACCTGACTGCCCGCTAA